One part of the Caproiciproducens sp. CPB-2 genome encodes these proteins:
- a CDS encoding arabinose ABC transporter substrate-binding protein, which translates to MKKALAFILSVTMAFASLAGCSSGDTGSAGSAAGSQAAADAGSKGSGKLTVYGIYKAGDQTWFIDEGAAAKKAVEAAGGEFIYVDAKMSPEEYLKAIDNAIANNASGVVTCIPDQTMSQSVVDKLAQAKIPVIAADDALQDGSGKKLAPWVGIDAYAIGETNGKWLSDYAKKNDLVSKSDVGLLIMTMDTVSSCVPRAEGEYDAFTKECPDFAASRIFKADYDGTTDKGNTAAATVFTAHPEIKTWLVTGANEEGTIGACRALESAGLDKNACVVGLGAYLAKDEFKKSGGSPMKAATYFSSDSIGAGSVQVLLDTIAGKEVKQETAVSAEIVTPENYKEVMGAAAD; encoded by the coding sequence ATGAAAAAGGCATTAGCATTTATTTTGTCAGTCACAATGGCCTTTGCAAGCCTGGCGGGCTGCAGCAGCGGAGACACAGGCTCCGCCGGTTCGGCCGCGGGCTCACAGGCCGCCGCGGACGCGGGGTCGAAAGGTTCCGGAAAATTGACGGTTTACGGAATCTATAAGGCCGGGGACCAAACGTGGTTCATCGATGAAGGCGCCGCCGCGAAAAAGGCGGTTGAGGCCGCGGGCGGAGAGTTTATCTATGTCGACGCCAAGATGAGCCCGGAGGAGTACCTGAAAGCGATCGACAACGCGATCGCCAACAACGCATCCGGGGTCGTCACCTGTATTCCCGACCAGACGATGTCCCAGTCCGTCGTGGATAAGCTCGCACAGGCAAAGATCCCCGTCATTGCGGCGGACGACGCCCTGCAGGACGGGAGCGGTAAAAAGCTGGCTCCCTGGGTCGGAATCGACGCTTATGCCATCGGAGAAACGAACGGGAAATGGCTTTCCGATTACGCAAAGAAAAACGATCTGGTTTCCAAATCCGATGTCGGCCTGCTGATTATGACCATGGATACTGTTTCCAGCTGCGTGCCGCGCGCGGAAGGGGAATATGACGCCTTTACGAAGGAATGTCCCGACTTTGCGGCAAGCAGGATTTTCAAGGCGGATTACGACGGAACGACCGATAAGGGCAACACCGCCGCCGCGACCGTGTTTACCGCTCATCCGGAAATCAAGACCTGGCTTGTGACCGGCGCGAATGAAGAAGGCACCATAGGCGCGTGCCGTGCTCTCGAGAGCGCGGGGCTCGATAAAAATGCCTGTGTGGTGGGCCTGGGCGCTTATCTCGCAAAGGACGAATTCAAGAAGTCCGGCGGTTCCCCAATGAAAGCCGCAACTTATTTCTCCTCCGATTCGATCGGGGCCGGCTCCGTGCAGGTGCTGCTCGATACGATCGCCGGGAAAGAAGTGAAGCAGGAAACGGCAGTAAGCGCAGAAATCGTTACTCCGGAAAACTACAAAGAAGTGATGGGTGCTGCTGCAGACTAA
- a CDS encoding helix-turn-helix domain-containing protein, whose product MPNRKKTTAEEKIRIVELYLSGKIGYSEAGKQAGVDCKTIARWVSRYKTEGPAGFLTHGHDRAYGKETKLSAVLDYLAGKGSLQEICEKYGIRDTRQLRDWLRVYNCHEDFRIHTGGSRMTKGRDTTAKERMEIVKACIVNGNDYGGTALKYRVSYQQVYTWTRKYRNMGRAGLEDRRGHRAGTLPSRTPEEELRDKVAQLERKNYDLEMENALLKKVKELERRRR is encoded by the coding sequence ATGCCGAATAGGAAGAAGACAACAGCCGAAGAAAAGATCCGTATTGTAGAATTGTATTTGTCAGGCAAAATTGGATACAGCGAAGCAGGAAAACAGGCGGGAGTAGATTGCAAGACGATTGCGCGTTGGGTCAGTCGGTACAAGACGGAAGGGCCTGCGGGGTTTCTGACCCACGGACACGACCGGGCATACGGCAAGGAAACGAAACTATCGGCAGTTTTGGATTATCTTGCTGGGAAAGGTTCTCTTCAGGAAATCTGCGAAAAGTACGGAATCCGTGATACCCGGCAGCTCAGGGATTGGCTGAGGGTATATAATTGTCATGAAGACTTCAGGATACATACGGGAGGGAGTCGCATGACGAAGGGCCGGGATACAACCGCGAAAGAACGGATGGAGATCGTAAAAGCGTGTATCGTCAACGGGAATGATTACGGCGGTACAGCGCTTAAGTATCGAGTTTCTTACCAGCAGGTTTACACCTGGACGAGGAAATACCGAAATATGGGCAGGGCGGGGCTGGAGGACCGGCGGGGACACCGGGCCGGGACGCTTCCGAGCCGGACGCCGGAAGAAGAACTCAGAGACAAGGTTGCTCAGCTTGAACGGAAAAACTATGATCTGGAAATGGAGAACGCTCTGTTAAAAAAAGTGAAGGAATTGGAGAGGAGGCGACGTTGA
- a CDS encoding IS3 family transposase, producing MSFIRHPAAYGAVSTLSAERVFPVWKLCGFLHITRSAYYRWLKHPKSSRELENELIAGEVEKIHSLHTDMGYRRIRDELDRHHGIHVNDKRVLRIDRALHIQSSVKYRRHGCTKSAASPEYIAKNYLNRKFYADAPNRKWLTDVTEFKYFIGPEIRKVYLSAILDLYDRRIVAYAVGDHNDNRLVFNTLDAAVAANPDAHPLFHSDRGYQYTSRSFHSKLHAAKMKQSMSRVAHCIDNGPMEGFWGILKREMYYGRKFTDRKQITQAISEYIYFYNYRRLQRRLSVMTPMEFHAQYAKAA from the coding sequence TTGAGCTTCATCAGGCATCCGGCGGCTTACGGCGCGGTAAGCACGCTGTCTGCGGAACGGGTATTCCCTGTTTGGAAACTCTGCGGCTTTCTGCACATCACGCGCTCGGCGTATTACAGATGGCTGAAGCACCCGAAAAGCAGCCGCGAGTTGGAAAACGAACTCATCGCAGGCGAGGTCGAGAAAATCCATAGCCTGCATACGGATATGGGATACCGCAGAATACGGGATGAGTTGGACAGGCATCATGGCATTCATGTCAACGACAAGCGAGTACTCCGCATCGACCGTGCACTTCATATTCAGTCCAGCGTCAAATACCGTCGGCACGGGTGCACAAAAAGTGCGGCATCGCCGGAATACATTGCCAAAAACTATTTGAACCGCAAATTTTATGCGGACGCTCCGAACCGAAAATGGTTGACCGATGTAACGGAATTCAAGTATTTCATCGGCCCGGAAATCCGCAAGGTTTATCTGAGCGCTATTCTGGACTTGTACGACCGGCGCATCGTTGCCTATGCCGTAGGCGATCATAATGACAACAGGTTGGTATTCAATACGCTGGATGCTGCCGTGGCCGCTAATCCGGACGCACACCCGCTATTTCACAGTGACCGGGGGTACCAGTATACCAGCCGTTCTTTTCACTCGAAATTGCATGCCGCCAAGATGAAGCAAAGCATGTCCAGAGTGGCGCACTGTATTGACAATGGGCCGATGGAAGGCTTTTGGGGTATCCTCAAACGGGAAATGTACTATGGACGCAAATTCACCGACCGGAAACAGATCACGCAAGCCATTTCAGAGTATATTTACTTTTACAACTACCGGCGACTGCAGCGCCGATTGTCTGTTATGACACCCATGGAGTTCCATGCACAGTACGCAAAAGCTGCGTAA
- a CDS encoding AraC family transcriptional regulator, which produces MKIYDQAGILEASDLYFHTHSTQAEEMYFYPVCTGHYFCDNTYVVDRQSYNSFLIIYVKQGTGFVEQNGRHIPLHEGSLAFIDCYKPHLYYTKSDWEIYWVHFDGILARQYFNTATRNGIIFTPQNPYNAEHCICKIFERYHGHMKVNEVVISKIITDLLTELILCANKIVSKDNNGVVIEEIMTYISENADQPLTLELLAKRASLSPYYFTRVFKKETGFTPHEYLIRVRVELAKFLLTTTDVRIKEIAYRSGFDNECSFCTSFKKATGTTPLKYRGRTAKIPKNSRPAENWCAPRQEDNEKIKRFLGLLSAGTGGQQFLRSFCVLCMELHGCHNRQSALQSPVVVKVNIL; this is translated from the coding sequence GTGAAAATATATGACCAGGCCGGTATTCTGGAAGCCTCTGATCTTTATTTCCATACCCACAGCACACAGGCGGAAGAAATGTACTTTTACCCTGTTTGCACCGGGCATTACTTCTGCGATAACACTTATGTCGTAGACCGGCAAAGCTACAACAGTTTTCTGATTATCTATGTAAAACAGGGGACCGGATTTGTGGAGCAAAACGGACGTCACATTCCGCTTCACGAGGGTTCCCTTGCGTTTATTGACTGTTATAAACCGCATTTATATTACACAAAGAGCGATTGGGAAATCTATTGGGTTCACTTTGACGGAATCCTTGCAAGGCAGTATTTTAACACCGCGACCCGCAACGGCATCATTTTTACTCCCCAGAACCCCTATAACGCCGAGCACTGCATCTGTAAAATATTCGAGCGTTATCACGGCCATATGAAGGTAAACGAAGTCGTTATTTCCAAGATCATCACGGATCTTCTGACCGAACTGATATTGTGCGCCAATAAAATTGTTTCAAAGGACAATAACGGCGTTGTGATCGAAGAGATCATGACCTATATTTCTGAAAACGCCGACCAGCCGCTGACGCTGGAGCTGCTGGCAAAACGCGCGTCCCTGAGTCCATACTATTTTACAAGGGTATTTAAAAAAGAAACCGGTTTTACCCCTCACGAATATCTCATCCGTGTCCGCGTAGAGCTTGCGAAGTTCCTGTTGACCACCACGGACGTACGGATTAAGGAGATCGCCTACCGGAGCGGATTTGACAACGAATGCAGCTTTTGCACCTCATTTAAGAAAGCAACCGGCACTACGCCCCTGAAATACAGGGGAAGGACCGCAAAAATTCCAAAAAATAGCCGCCCTGCAGAAAACTGGTGTGCACCCCGTCAAGAGGACAATGAAAAAATAAAAAGATTTTTAGGACTGCTGTCCGCCGGAACCGGCGGGCAGCAATTTTTACGCAGCTTTTGCGTACTGTGCATGGAACTCCATGGGTGTCATAACAGACAATCGGCGCTGCAGTCGCCGGTAGTTGTAAAAGTAAATATACTCTGA
- a CDS encoding DUF5107 domain-containing protein, whose product MKHTEKQVEVWQENVVIPTYEVGAADKNPMFFEKRVYQGSSGKVYPCPVIDKIYDEKKDKTYHAVFLENDYLRVMILPELGGRIQRAYDKTNGYDFVYYNEVIKPALVGLTGPWVSGGIEFNWPQHHRPSTFSPVDYTICENQDGSKTVRVNETDRINGTKGMAGFTLYPDKAYIEIKGQLYNPTDMPQTFLWWANPAVSVNEDTQSIFPPDVHAVMDHGKRDVSKFPIATGVYYKHDYGAGVDISRYKNIPVPTSYMAYHSDYNFVGGYDYGAQAGILHIADHHISPGKKQWTWGSGEFGKAWDRNLTDENGPYIELMTGMFTDNQPDFTWLKPYEEKCFTQYFMPYKKAGNVKNASTEVVLNLETQGDDVSICVYATGIYPHAKIELKSAAGVLLDTVQTLSPDDVYTAKLSAKGAKPEELTLSVYDGTGRLMLSYTSASEKIEKLPDPSQPAKAPAQILTNEELYLTGLHIEQYRHATYDPDPYYLEGLRRDPYDSRINNAYGLLLFRRGLFAESEPYFRRAVERITWKNPNPYDSEPYFNLGLSLTYQERYGEAFDAFYKATWTNEQQEMAFYWLAALAAKSGRWTEALGYVERSLVRNLHHIRARGLKALILRKIGKTEEAKAFLQENIRLDPFDYFSRMEQGYPDGSGREEMLSLMRGEPNTFLDVAANYAAYGCYDEALELLRLYAGKHPMPAYYAAYYSALSGNREESRLALADAAKRSPLYCFPNKLTDIAVLEYAVRVSPEDAKAPYYLGNLWYDKKQYAKARGLWEKSVSIDRQFPTAWRNLSLAYYNKEKNPEEAQKALETAFLLDTTDARVFLELDQLYKKRGVAPAERIRNFDKYKSLVEQRDDLCVEYITLLNLLGRHEEAYRRTQIRKFHPWEGGEGKITTQYTLALAELARGALRSGEAAKAKELLQEALVFPENLGEGKLEGEKDNNLYYYLGCACKALDNSAGAEENWRRASVGDQEPAGVMYYNDQPADMIFYQGLALRKLGLEEKALSRFHKLVDYGEKHIFDTVSIDYFAVSLPGLQLFDEDLNIRNQAHCQYLIALGSYGLGDRERAKKACEETLKIDCAHVGAVLHQKLFLQDEP is encoded by the coding sequence ATGAAGCATACTGAAAAACAGGTGGAAGTATGGCAGGAAAACGTAGTAATCCCCACCTATGAGGTGGGCGCCGCCGATAAGAATCCGATGTTTTTTGAGAAACGTGTTTACCAGGGCAGTTCCGGAAAAGTTTATCCGTGCCCGGTCATCGATAAAATTTATGACGAGAAAAAAGACAAGACCTATCACGCTGTTTTTTTGGAAAACGATTATCTGCGCGTAATGATTTTGCCGGAGCTGGGCGGCCGGATCCAGCGTGCGTATGATAAAACGAACGGATATGATTTTGTTTATTATAACGAAGTCATTAAGCCCGCGCTGGTGGGACTCACGGGTCCATGGGTCAGCGGCGGAATTGAATTCAACTGGCCGCAGCACCACCGTCCGTCGACCTTCTCTCCCGTGGATTATACCATATGTGAGAATCAGGACGGAAGCAAAACCGTCCGGGTTAACGAAACGGACAGAATCAACGGGACAAAGGGAATGGCGGGCTTTACGCTTTATCCTGACAAAGCCTACATTGAAATCAAAGGTCAGCTTTACAACCCCACCGATATGCCGCAGACCTTTTTGTGGTGGGCTAATCCCGCGGTCAGCGTCAATGAGGATACCCAGTCCATTTTCCCGCCGGATGTACACGCGGTGATGGACCACGGAAAACGGGACGTTTCCAAGTTCCCCATTGCCACCGGTGTTTATTATAAACACGATTACGGCGCGGGGGTGGACATTTCACGGTATAAAAACATCCCGGTCCCGACTTCCTATATGGCGTACCATTCCGACTATAATTTTGTCGGCGGCTATGACTACGGAGCACAGGCCGGAATCCTGCATATTGCCGATCACCATATTTCCCCCGGGAAAAAACAGTGGACCTGGGGCAGCGGAGAATTCGGAAAGGCCTGGGACAGGAACCTGACGGATGAAAACGGCCCGTACATTGAGCTGATGACCGGAATGTTCACCGACAACCAGCCGGATTTCACCTGGCTCAAACCGTATGAGGAAAAATGCTTTACCCAGTATTTTATGCCCTATAAAAAGGCGGGGAACGTGAAAAACGCCAGCACCGAGGTTGTGCTGAACCTGGAAACACAAGGCGATGACGTAAGCATTTGCGTGTACGCGACCGGAATCTATCCCCATGCGAAAATCGAGCTCAAAAGCGCAGCCGGTGTCCTGCTCGACACGGTTCAGACACTGTCGCCGGACGATGTTTACACCGCAAAGCTCTCTGCAAAGGGAGCAAAGCCGGAGGAACTGACCCTGTCGGTGTATGACGGAACGGGCAGACTGATGCTGAGCTATACTTCCGCGTCAGAAAAGATCGAAAAGCTTCCGGACCCCTCGCAGCCCGCGAAGGCGCCCGCACAGATCCTGACCAATGAGGAGCTGTATTTAACCGGTCTGCATATTGAACAGTACCGCCATGCGACCTATGACCCCGACCCGTATTATCTGGAGGGATTGAGGCGCGATCCTTACGACAGCCGTATCAATAACGCCTACGGCCTGCTGTTGTTCCGCAGGGGCCTGTTTGCGGAAAGCGAGCCGTATTTCCGGAGGGCGGTCGAGCGCATCACCTGGAAAAACCCGAACCCGTATGACAGCGAGCCGTATTTCAACCTCGGACTGAGCCTGACGTATCAGGAGCGTTACGGGGAAGCTTTCGACGCTTTTTATAAAGCGACGTGGACGAATGAACAGCAGGAGATGGCATTTTACTGGCTTGCCGCCCTTGCGGCGAAGTCCGGACGCTGGACGGAAGCGCTCGGCTATGTGGAGCGCTCGCTCGTCAGGAACCTGCATCATATCAGGGCACGCGGCTTAAAGGCGCTGATCCTGCGAAAAATCGGAAAAACGGAGGAAGCAAAAGCATTTTTACAGGAAAATATCCGGCTGGATCCTTTCGATTATTTTTCGAGAATGGAGCAGGGCTATCCGGACGGTTCCGGCCGGGAGGAAATGCTTTCCCTGATGCGCGGCGAGCCGAACACCTTTCTTGATGTTGCAGCGAATTACGCCGCGTACGGCTGCTATGACGAAGCGCTGGAGTTGCTTCGTTTATACGCGGGGAAGCACCCTATGCCCGCATATTATGCCGCCTATTACAGCGCCCTGAGCGGGAACAGGGAGGAAAGCAGGCTTGCCCTTGCGGATGCGGCAAAGCGCAGTCCGCTCTATTGTTTCCCGAATAAGCTTACCGATATCGCGGTGCTGGAATATGCCGTCCGGGTTTCCCCGGAGGACGCAAAAGCCCCCTACTATTTGGGAAATCTCTGGTACGATAAAAAGCAGTACGCAAAAGCGCGCGGGCTTTGGGAAAAGTCCGTTTCCATAGACCGTCAGTTCCCGACCGCATGGAGAAACCTGTCCCTCGCTTACTATAATAAAGAAAAAAATCCTGAGGAAGCGCAGAAAGCGCTGGAAACAGCCTTTCTGCTGGATACGACCGACGCGCGGGTGTTTTTGGAGCTCGACCAGCTCTACAAAAAACGCGGCGTTGCTCCCGCCGAGCGGATCCGGAATTTTGACAAATACAAGTCTTTGGTTGAACAGCGCGACGATCTGTGCGTGGAATATATTACCCTGCTGAATCTTCTGGGCCGGCATGAGGAAGCATACCGGCGCACGCAGATCAGGAAGTTCCACCCATGGGAAGGCGGGGAAGGAAAGATCACCACGCAGTATACGCTGGCGCTGGCGGAGCTGGCGCGCGGGGCTTTGCGCAGCGGGGAAGCGGCAAAAGCGAAAGAGCTGCTTCAGGAAGCGCTTGTGTTCCCGGAAAACCTGGGAGAAGGCAAGCTGGAAGGGGAAAAGGACAACAATCTTTATTATTATCTGGGGTGTGCCTGTAAAGCTCTGGACAATTCAGCGGGCGCAGAAGAAAACTGGCGGCGCGCCTCCGTCGGCGATCAGGAGCCCGCGGGAGTGATGTACTACAACGACCAGCCCGCCGATATGATCTTTTATCAGGGCCTGGCCCTGCGAAAGCTCGGCCTTGAGGAAAAAGCTCTCAGTCGGTTCCACAAGCTGGTGGACTACGGTGAAAAACATATTTTTGATACTGTTTCTATCGACTATTTTGCCGTTTCCCTGCCGGGTTTACAGCTTTTCGACGAAGATCTGAACATCCGGAACCAGGCGCACTGCCAGTACCTCATCGCACTGGGCAGTTATGGTCTGGGTGACCGTGAGCGTGCAAAAAAGGCTTGTGAAGAAACGCTGAAAATCGACTGTGCTCACGTCGGCGCGGTTCTGCATCAGAAATTGTTCCTTCAGGACGAACCATAA
- a CDS encoding RpiB/LacA/LacB family sugar-phosphate isomerase: MKIALINENSQASKNELICSVLKKVVEPMGHTVYNYGMYTATDKEWLTYVQNGILAAVLLNSGAADYVITGCGTGEGAMLALNSFPGVICGHVVDPSDAFMFAQINDGNSISLPFAKGFGWGAECNLEYIFEKLFGCESGGGYPKEKQQVERSNKKILDAVRANNFHDLITCLKGIDQELLKGALGGAHFKELFYANSKDEALTAFVKSVVGE, encoded by the coding sequence ATGAAAATAGCACTGATAAACGAAAACAGCCAGGCTTCCAAAAATGAATTGATCTGCAGCGTATTGAAAAAGGTAGTCGAACCAATGGGTCATACGGTATACAATTACGGCATGTATACGGCAACGGATAAGGAATGGCTGACCTATGTGCAGAACGGCATTCTGGCCGCCGTATTACTGAACAGCGGCGCGGCCGATTATGTCATTACCGGCTGCGGCACCGGCGAAGGGGCCATGCTCGCCCTCAACAGCTTCCCCGGTGTGATCTGCGGTCATGTGGTCGACCCGAGCGACGCCTTCATGTTTGCCCAGATCAACGACGGCAACTCGATTTCCCTTCCCTTTGCAAAGGGCTTCGGCTGGGGCGCGGAGTGCAACCTGGAATATATCTTTGAAAAACTGTTCGGCTGCGAAAGCGGCGGCGGCTATCCGAAGGAAAAACAGCAGGTCGAGCGCAGCAACAAGAAGATTCTTGACGCCGTAAGGGCAAACAACTTCCATGATCTCATTACCTGCCTGAAGGGGATCGATCAGGAACTGCTGAAGGGCGCTCTGGGCGGCGCACACTTTAAAGAGCTTTTCTACGCGAACAGCAAGGACGAGGCTCTTACCGCATTTGTAAAATCGGTCGTAGGCGAATAA
- a CDS encoding transketolase family protein, whose protein sequence is MSELKAIRAAYGEALVDLGAKNDKVVVLDADLAHATMTNGFAEKYPERFFNGGIAEANMISMAAGLSTMGFIPFCSTFAIFGAGRAYEQVRNSVAYPNFNVKLGMTHAGITLGEDGGSHQAIEDLALMRVIPGMTVIVPCDANEAKRAVNAVAAMKGPAYLRLARPASPVFEQEMPFEIGKANVLREGGDVVLFACGIMVATALECAARLSENGVSASVVNIHTVKPIDEDCVLRYASRCKKAVTVEEHSVIGGLGDAVSAVLIGKGDFRFKKIGVQDRFGQSGKPEELLREYGLDTDSVLKQIKTIL, encoded by the coding sequence ATGAGTGAATTAAAAGCAATACGAGCCGCCTACGGGGAAGCGCTGGTCGACCTTGGCGCAAAAAACGACAAGGTCGTCGTTCTGGACGCCGATCTGGCGCACGCAACCATGACCAACGGCTTCGCCGAAAAATATCCGGAGCGTTTTTTTAACGGCGGAATAGCGGAAGCAAACATGATCTCCATGGCCGCGGGACTTTCCACGATGGGCTTCATCCCATTCTGCAGCACGTTCGCCATCTTCGGCGCGGGACGCGCGTACGAGCAGGTGCGCAACAGCGTTGCGTACCCGAATTTTAACGTGAAGCTGGGCATGACGCACGCGGGAATCACGCTTGGCGAGGACGGCGGCAGCCATCAGGCAATCGAGGACCTCGCTCTGATGCGCGTGATCCCGGGCATGACGGTGATCGTACCGTGCGACGCAAACGAAGCGAAGCGCGCCGTCAATGCGGTGGCCGCTATGAAAGGCCCCGCCTATCTGCGTCTCGCAAGGCCCGCGTCTCCGGTATTTGAGCAGGAAATGCCGTTTGAGATCGGCAAAGCCAATGTTCTGCGGGAAGGCGGCGACGTTGTCCTCTTCGCCTGCGGCATCATGGTGGCCACCGCGCTGGAATGTGCGGCGAGGCTGTCGGAAAACGGAGTATCCGCCTCTGTAGTCAACATCCATACCGTCAAACCGATCGACGAGGACTGCGTGCTGCGTTATGCCTCCCGGTGCAAAAAGGCAGTCACCGTTGAAGAACACAGCGTAATCGGCGGTTTAGGCGACGCGGTATCCGCCGTGCTGATCGGCAAAGGCGATTTCCGGTTCAAAAAGATCGGGGTGCAGGACCGTTTCGGCCAATCCGGAAAACCGGAGGAGCTTCTGCGTGAATACGGTCTGGATACTGACTCCGTATTGAAGCAGATAAAAACCATTTTATAA
- a CDS encoding transketolase, translating to MDNEQLVSLCTQLRRDIIEMIAGAASGHPGGSLSMVELLAATYCTQMRVDPKNPNDPARDRFVLSKGHAAPCYYAVLGEMGFFDKAEFKNFRQLHSILQGHPDAKKVPGVDASTGSLGQGVSIAVGMALGAKASKGPQKVYTILGDGELQEGQVWEACTAAAHYKLDNLTVMVDNNGLQIDGTNDQVMALGNLRDRFEAFGFDVIELADGNEIGQVINALKIPARPGKPKCILAHTVKGKGVSFMENQVGWHGKAPSPAERDAALEEMKG from the coding sequence CTGGACAATGAACAACTTGTTTCCCTATGCACACAGCTGCGCCGCGACATCATTGAAATGATCGCCGGCGCGGCCAGCGGGCATCCGGGCGGCTCGCTTTCCATGGTGGAGCTGCTCGCCGCGACATACTGCACACAGATGAGAGTGGATCCCAAAAATCCAAACGACCCGGCGCGGGACCGGTTTGTGCTCAGCAAAGGGCACGCGGCTCCCTGTTACTATGCCGTCCTGGGTGAAATGGGATTTTTCGACAAGGCGGAATTCAAAAATTTCCGCCAGCTTCACAGCATTCTTCAGGGCCATCCGGACGCAAAAAAAGTCCCCGGCGTGGACGCTTCGACCGGCTCGCTCGGCCAGGGCGTTTCCATCGCCGTAGGGATGGCGCTGGGAGCCAAAGCTTCGAAAGGCCCCCAGAAGGTCTATACGATCCTCGGCGACGGCGAACTGCAGGAAGGGCAGGTCTGGGAAGCATGCACCGCGGCCGCCCACTACAAGCTGGACAATCTTACGGTGATGGTCGATAACAACGGGCTGCAGATCGACGGCACCAACGATCAGGTCATGGCTTTGGGCAATCTGCGGGACCGCTTCGAAGCGTTTGGGTTCGACGTGATCGAGCTGGCGGACGGCAACGAGATCGGCCAGGTGATCAACGCGCTAAAAATCCCCGCAAGGCCGGGAAAGCCGAAATGCATTCTGGCGCATACGGTCAAAGGAAAAGGTGTTTCCTTTATGGAAAATCAAGTGGGCTGGCACGGGAAAGCACCGTCTCCCGCCGAGCGGGATGCCGCGCTCGAAGAAATGAAGGGCTGA
- a CDS encoding ABC transporter permease: protein MGNTNHPESAALKGGAAGSVAVNWLRRNLAAIAAVLGLCIALSITTNTFLVSTNLLSLLRQSCVNVLIAFGITCVLICGGIDLSVGSCAAASGVITVRLANAGLPLVVCILTALVFGALLGLFNGYVISHTTIPAFIVTLSTQIIVRGVGYVVTGGQPTQCTNETFNLIGTGDLFGIPTPVFVVAFVFIVLFFIMNRTGFGRHVYATGGNAEAAKYAGVNTKSVQMRVFMMSGILAALAGVVLAARLYSGQPSVGEGFERDAIAASVLGGTSFNGGVGTLGGTVIGALIIGVLNNGMNLLRINSYWQFVVRGCVILGAVYIDFLKKARTLKK from the coding sequence ATGGGTAATACTAACCATCCGGAATCCGCGGCATTGAAAGGCGGCGCGGCGGGAAGCGTAGCAGTAAACTGGCTGAGACGCAACCTGGCTGCGATTGCTGCGGTGCTGGGACTCTGTATCGCGCTTTCCATCACTACAAATACTTTCCTTGTTTCTACAAATCTGCTGAGCTTGCTGCGGCAGTCCTGTGTAAACGTTTTAATCGCATTCGGAATTACCTGTGTCCTGATCTGCGGCGGAATCGATTTGTCCGTCGGTTCGTGCGCCGCCGCTTCCGGCGTTATCACGGTACGTCTGGCAAACGCCGGGCTTCCGCTGGTAGTGTGCATTCTGACCGCGCTTGTTTTCGGCGCGCTGCTCGGGCTCTTCAACGGATATGTCATTTCACATACCACGATCCCGGCCTTTATCGTAACTCTTTCCACACAGATCATTGTGCGCGGCGTCGGCTATGTCGTAACCGGCGGCCAGCCCACCCAATGCACCAACGAGACATTTAACCTGATCGGCACCGGCGATCTGTTCGGAATTCCGACCCCGGTATTTGTGGTCGCTTTTGTTTTCATCGTCCTGTTCTTTATTATGAACCGCACTGGATTCGGACGCCACGTTTACGCCACGGGCGGAAACGCGGAAGCTGCGAAATATGCCGGCGTCAACACCAAATCGGTTCAGATGCGCGTTTTCATGATGAGCGGTATTTTAGCCGCTCTTGCCGGTGTGGTTCTTGCGGCACGCCTCTATTCCGGCCAGCCGTCCGTCGGCGAGGGCTTTGAGCGCGACGCGATCGCCGCGTCGGTTCTGGGCGGTACAAGCTTTAACGGCGGTGTCGGTACTCTTGGCGGCACGGTTATCGGCGCCCTGATCATCGGCGTCTTAAACAACGGCATGAATCTTCTCCGCATCAACAGCTACTGGCAGTTCGTTGTAAGAGGATGTGTCATTTTGGGAGCGGTCTATATCGATTTTCTGAAAAAAGCCCGTACCCTGAAAAAATAA